A genomic segment from Bacteroidia bacterium encodes:
- the mtaB gene encoding tRNA (N(6)-L-threonylcarbamoyladenosine(37)-C(2))-methylthiotransferase MtaB: protein MNQQPSAAFYTLGCKLNYSETSAIARQFSNSGYQIHQFDEAADVYVINTCSVTDNADKKCRQIVRKALRINPDAKVVVIGCYAQLKPQEISAIPGVNLVLGANEKFNILNYLDKDILEEGSRIFTCHIKETDEFVSAYSFGDRTRSFLKVQDGCNYFCSFCTIPLARGRSRSGYIDNILHATKEIARQGVKEVVLTGVNIGDFGNDQNENFLDLIKSLDQVEGINRYRISSIEPNLLSNEIIDFVAASQRFVPHFHIPLQSGADKILKAMRRRYLSDLYVERVQRIKEAMPDCCIGVDVIVGFPGEDENDFRKTYDLLHQLDVSYLHVFTYSERPNTTALRLPDPVPLDVRTERRKMLTSLSHKKRRKFYTENAGKIKEVLWEEKEHEGRIYGFTQNYVKVNAPFDAAKVNQVQQVLLGGISNDGSVACSELIPETLEKNF, encoded by the coding sequence ATGAATCAACAGCCTTCCGCAGCATTCTATACGCTCGGCTGCAAGCTCAACTATTCTGAGACTTCGGCCATTGCACGCCAGTTCAGCAACAGCGGCTACCAGATCCATCAATTCGATGAAGCGGCTGATGTATACGTCATCAATACCTGCTCAGTTACTGATAATGCCGATAAGAAATGCAGGCAGATAGTGCGGAAGGCGCTCAGGATCAATCCTGATGCTAAGGTGGTGGTGATAGGATGCTATGCTCAGTTGAAGCCACAGGAAATTTCCGCGATTCCCGGTGTCAACCTGGTTCTGGGTGCCAATGAAAAATTTAATATTCTTAATTATTTAGATAAAGATATTCTTGAAGAGGGGAGCCGAATATTTACCTGCCATATTAAGGAAACAGATGAATTTGTTAGTGCATATTCATTTGGAGATCGCACCCGCTCTTTTCTTAAAGTGCAGGATGGTTGTAACTATTTCTGCTCATTCTGTACCATTCCGCTGGCGAGAGGTAGAAGCCGCAGCGGATATATTGATAACATCCTCCACGCTACTAAGGAGATTGCAAGGCAGGGCGTGAAGGAAGTGGTACTGACCGGGGTGAATATTGGCGATTTTGGCAATGATCAAAATGAAAATTTCCTTGATCTGATAAAATCGCTGGACCAGGTAGAAGGCATAAACCGTTATCGCATCAGTTCTATTGAACCCAACCTGCTGAGCAACGAGATCATTGATTTTGTGGCCGCTTCGCAAAGATTTGTGCCCCATTTTCACATTCCTCTCCAATCGGGTGCTGACAAAATTCTGAAGGCCATGCGCAGACGGTATCTTTCTGATTTATACGTAGAGCGGGTGCAGCGCATTAAAGAAGCAATGCCTGACTGCTGCATTGGAGTGGACGTAATCGTGGGATTTCCGGGGGAGGATGAAAATGATTTCCGGAAAACTTACGACCTCCTGCATCAACTGGACGTGAGCTACCTGCATGTATTTACATATAGCGAGCGGCCAAATACAACCGCACTGCGCTTGCCCGATCCTGTACCGCTGGATGTTCGCACTGAAAGGCGAAAAATGCTCACATCACTTTCTCATAAAAAGCGGAGGAAATTTTATACAGAAAATGCTGGAAAGATTAAAGAGGTGCTGTGGGAAGAAAAGGAGCACGAGGGGAGAATTTATGGTTTTACCCAAAACTATGTGAAAGTCAATGCGCCTTTTGATGCCGCCAAAGTGAACCAGGTGCAACAGGTATTGCTTGGAGGCATCAGCAACGATGGCAGCGTAGCCTGCTCAGAACTAATTCCGGAAACGCTGGAAAAGAACTTTTAA
- a CDS encoding murein L,D-transpeptidase catalytic domain family protein — protein MFKYSKISSLFSGSTFFSISFLFIFLLPLQFEASKAVNAETADVTSTEAAEVAKQNFISHAKSLYAEAGLIGTTLKYEVFEKALTGFYNLKKGSKSSEKDILTIIDFEQSSLNERMFSIDIKNKKLLFNSVVAHGRNSGNLYAKQFSNKPNSYQSSLGFYVTGETYTGKHGLSLRLDGMDAGYNDKARARAIVMHSANYANPSFGAKTGRLGRSLGCPSIPELGHEEVIKTLSEGTVIYIHYPNTSYEKSCVYFNTQVAVDFFSTIASL, from the coding sequence ATGTTTAAATACAGCAAAATTTCCTCTCTCTTCTCTGGCAGCACCTTTTTTTCAATTTCCTTTCTCTTCATTTTTCTTTTGCCCCTTCAGTTTGAAGCTTCTAAGGCCGTAAATGCTGAAACGGCCGATGTAACATCAACTGAAGCTGCCGAAGTTGCGAAACAAAATTTTATCAGCCATGCCAAATCCCTTTATGCGGAAGCAGGTTTGATCGGAACCACGCTAAAATATGAAGTTTTCGAAAAGGCATTGACAGGATTCTATAACCTTAAAAAAGGATCCAAGTCCTCTGAGAAAGATATTCTCACAATTATTGATTTTGAGCAATCATCCCTGAATGAGCGAATGTTTTCAATTGATATTAAAAACAAAAAGCTTCTTTTTAACAGTGTTGTAGCGCATGGGCGGAACTCCGGTAATTTGTATGCGAAGCAGTTTTCAAACAAACCGAACAGCTACCAGAGCAGCCTCGGATTTTACGTAACCGGAGAAACTTATACCGGAAAACATGGCCTTTCGCTTCGCCTTGACGGTATGGATGCCGGATACAACGATAAGGCGCGGGCGCGGGCTATCGTGATGCACAGTGCCAATTATGCAAACCCTTCTTTTGGCGCGAAAACAGGCCGCCTGGGCCGCAGCCTCGGTTGTCCCTCTATTCCTGAACTCGGCCATGAAGAGGTCATCAAAACGCTCTCAGAAGGTACTGTGATTTATATTCACTATCCTAATACAAGTTATGAAAAGAGTTGCGTGTATTTCAATACGCAAGTTGCGGTTGATTTCTTCTCAACAATAGCTTCTCTGTAA
- a CDS encoding sorbosone dehydrogenase family protein, with translation MKNQILLISFLVPLFFVFSCKNNNGDKSTDNNDTTATRQTPSREIQTDLPLDDIKLPEGFRITLFAQDVENARSMVRGDDGTVYVGSRSAGKVYALPDADGDFVADEVVVIASGLNSPNGVALKDGNLYVALIDRILQFPAITNTYRNEPKPETVFSDYPDKTHHGWKYIAFGPDGMLYVPVGAPCNICLSEDPIFASITRLDVNNPEPEIYAEGIRNTVGFAWHPETKELWFTDNGRDMMGDNIPPDKLNHAPEKGMHFGYPFCHGTDIPDPEFGDQRNCNEFTPPVQNLGPHVAALGMKFYTGKMFPEEYRNKILIAEHGSWNRSTPIGYRIMMVTLDGNRATEYEPFAEGWLNEGKDWGRPVDIIQMPDGAILISDDKADAIYRIVYEGNNK, from the coding sequence ATGAAAAATCAAATTCTGCTGATTTCATTTCTCGTACCCCTGTTTTTTGTTTTTAGCTGTAAGAATAATAATGGGGATAAAAGCACGGATAATAATGATACTACCGCTACAAGACAAACACCTTCCCGGGAAATTCAGACGGACCTGCCACTTGACGATATCAAGCTTCCCGAAGGCTTCCGGATAACGCTTTTTGCCCAGGATGTGGAGAATGCCCGGTCCATGGTGAGAGGCGATGATGGAACCGTGTATGTAGGATCGCGTAGTGCAGGCAAGGTTTACGCCCTGCCGGATGCCGATGGTGATTTTGTTGCTGACGAAGTGGTCGTCATCGCCAGTGGGTTAAACTCTCCCAATGGAGTGGCGCTGAAAGATGGCAATCTATATGTAGCGCTGATTGACCGGATATTGCAGTTTCCCGCCATAACCAATACCTACAGAAATGAACCGAAACCAGAAACGGTATTCAGCGATTATCCTGATAAAACACACCACGGCTGGAAATATATTGCTTTTGGACCTGATGGAATGCTGTATGTGCCAGTGGGCGCTCCATGCAATATTTGCCTTTCTGAAGATCCAATATTCGCCAGCATTACACGCTTGGATGTGAATAATCCTGAACCGGAAATTTATGCTGAAGGAATACGGAACACCGTGGGGTTTGCCTGGCACCCGGAGACAAAGGAACTGTGGTTTACAGATAATGGCCGCGACATGATGGGCGACAACATTCCCCCGGACAAACTGAATCACGCTCCTGAAAAAGGGATGCACTTTGGATATCCGTTTTGTCATGGCACCGATATTCCTGATCCGGAATTTGGAGATCAGCGTAACTGCAATGAATTTACTCCTCCTGTCCAAAATCTGGGGCCGCATGTCGCGGCACTCGGGATGAAATTCTACACGGGTAAAATGTTTCCGGAGGAATACAGGAATAAGATCCTGATTGCTGAACATGGTTCCTGGAACAGGTCCACTCCCATAGGCTATCGTATAATGATGGTAACGCTGGATGGAAACCGGGCCACGGAATATGAGCCTTTCGCGGAAGGCTGGCTAAATGAGGGCAAAGACTGGGGCCGGCCTGTAGACATTATCCAAATGCCTGATGGCGCTATCCTGATTTCAGATGATAAGGCCGATGCAATTTACAGGATCGTTTACGAAGGAAATAACAAATAA
- a CDS encoding Mur ligase family protein, with protein MKVHFIAIGGSIMHNLAIALKNQGDEVTGSDDEIFEPAKGKLREKGLLPENTGWDPGRLNSGLDAVILGMHAKPDNPELKRALDLGLPVYSFPEFIANRTQQQKRVVIAGSHGKTTITSMIMHVLSQQGMAFDYVVGAPVPGFELSLKLSNAPVIIIEGDEYLSSPVDKRPKFLWYQPHIALLSGIAWDHINVFPTYAVYLQAFYDFLAQRKKEDVVIYNALDEEVRELLGREEWPFSSFPYQLPSYRVSGNVAILQRPEGDIPVRIFGQHNLTNMEGAKLVCSQLNVEEADFYQAMKSFEGAGKRLDKIAEGPDGVIFRDFAHSPSKVKATVEAVREQYPDRQLVACLELHTFSSLNKNFLPLYKDSLAPADVPCVLLHPHVVELKRLEKISEEEIKSFFNRPDLHFFSDAENMLQFLLSLKWSPSVLLLMSSGNFDGMDLEELKKIVAA; from the coding sequence ATGAAAGTCCACTTTATCGCCATTGGCGGAAGCATTATGCACAATCTGGCCATAGCCCTGAAAAATCAGGGAGATGAGGTTACCGGATCAGATGATGAAATATTTGAACCTGCTAAAGGAAAGCTCAGGGAAAAAGGGCTTTTGCCTGAAAATACCGGTTGGGATCCTGGGCGGCTTAATTCCGGCCTTGATGCCGTTATCCTCGGAATGCACGCTAAACCGGATAATCCGGAATTGAAGCGCGCATTGGATCTTGGCTTGCCGGTGTATTCTTTCCCTGAATTTATTGCGAACAGAACGCAGCAACAGAAGCGGGTTGTGATTGCCGGAAGTCATGGCAAAACCACCATTACGAGCATGATCATGCATGTTCTTTCGCAACAGGGAATGGCATTCGACTATGTAGTCGGGGCACCTGTTCCCGGATTTGAACTCAGTTTGAAGCTCAGCAATGCTCCGGTCATCATCATTGAAGGTGATGAATATCTTTCAAGCCCAGTGGATAAAAGGCCGAAGTTTCTGTGGTATCAACCCCACATTGCATTGCTGAGTGGAATTGCATGGGATCATATCAATGTCTTTCCAACTTATGCCGTCTATCTGCAGGCGTTTTATGATTTCCTTGCGCAGCGCAAAAAGGAAGATGTAGTGATTTACAATGCCCTTGACGAAGAAGTAAGAGAACTGCTGGGAAGGGAGGAATGGCCTTTTTCCAGTTTTCCCTACCAGTTGCCGTCCTACCGCGTGAGTGGGAATGTTGCCATTTTGCAGCGGCCTGAAGGCGATATTCCTGTCAGGATATTTGGTCAGCACAACTTAACGAATATGGAAGGAGCAAAACTGGTATGCAGCCAGCTAAATGTAGAGGAAGCTGATTTTTACCAGGCAATGAAATCCTTTGAAGGTGCGGGCAAAAGATTGGATAAAATAGCGGAAGGACCCGATGGCGTGATTTTCAGGGATTTTGCCCATTCACCCTCCAAGGTAAAGGCAACCGTGGAGGCTGTAAGGGAGCAATATCCTGATCGCCAGTTGGTGGCTTGCCTGGAGCTTCATACGTTCAGCAGTCTTAATAAGAACTTTCTTCCATTATATAAAGACTCACTGGCACCGGCTGATGTTCCGTGCGTGTTGCTGCATCCTCATGTGGTGGAGTTAAAGCGCCTTGAGAAAATTTCAGAAGAAGAAATTAAATCATTTTTTAATCGGCCCGACCTGCATTTTTTCTCAGATGCAGAGAATATGCTGCAGTTTCTGCTTTCATTAAAATGGAGCCCGTCAGTCCTGTTGCTGATGAGTTCCGGAAATTTTGACGGAATGGATCTGGAGGAATTAAAGAAGATTGTTGCAGCATGA
- a CDS encoding acyl-CoA desaturase: protein MLAIILFFIGHWYLSLFTQTFFHHRYSAHRQFTMSRTWERIFFILSYVFQGSSYLSPYAYGVLHRYHHAYADTDKDPHSPKYSKNLMDMMWQTKDKYNDIFNGRADIEDRFKGNLPQWTALDRLADSWFSRIGWAVFYIAFYVEFVPAGMWYLYLLLPIHFVMGPFHGAIINWFAHKWGYVSHKVSDTSKNLLFFDFLMLGESYHNNHHRHPMSPNFGIRWHEFDPIYPVIKIFNALGIIVLKKPVQERLRKAA from the coding sequence ATGTTAGCAATCATCCTCTTTTTCATAGGTCACTGGTACCTGTCTCTCTTTACCCAAACTTTCTTTCATCATCGCTATTCCGCCCACCGGCAGTTTACAATGTCCCGCACGTGGGAAAGAATATTCTTTATCCTGAGCTATGTCTTTCAGGGATCATCTTATCTCAGCCCCTATGCCTATGGCGTGCTGCACAGGTATCACCATGCCTATGCTGATACAGATAAGGATCCGCACTCGCCAAAATATTCAAAGAATCTGATGGATATGATGTGGCAGACAAAGGATAAATACAACGACATATTTAATGGCCGTGCTGACATTGAAGATCGTTTCAAAGGAAACCTTCCTCAGTGGACGGCCCTTGACAGACTTGCCGACTCCTGGTTCAGCCGAATTGGCTGGGCCGTATTTTACATTGCCTTTTACGTGGAATTTGTGCCTGCCGGTATGTGGTATCTTTATCTTCTGCTCCCCATCCATTTCGTGATGGGACCTTTTCATGGGGCAATTATCAACTGGTTTGCTCATAAGTGGGGCTACGTAAGCCATAAAGTAAGCGATACCTCAAAAAACCTCCTCTTCTTCGATTTCCTGATGCTTGGAGAGAGTTATCATAATAACCATCACCGTCACCCGATGAGTCCCAACTTTGGTATCCGCTGGCATGAGTTTGATCCCATTTACCCGGTAATTAAGATTTTTAATGCTTTGGGTATAATCGTATTAAAAAAACCGGTGCAGGAAAGATTGCGGAAAGCGGCCTGA
- a CDS encoding sodium:solute symporter: MHPGIILSILGGYFLFLVLISYFTARKATDNATFFVANKNAPWYLVAFGMIGASLSGVTFISLPGWVGSTQFSYFQVVLGYMVGYFVIATVLMPLYYRLNLTTIYTYLETRFGKVSHKTGSFFFLLSRTIGSAFRLYLVAVVFQVFIFDKWGMPFWVSVFVSLMLILVYTFRGGIKTIIWTDTLQTLFMLLALITTIIYVVNTLDLGFFEITREISQSNLSRIFFFDDWRSPQYFYKQFISGAFIAIVMTGLDQDMMQKNLTCRSLRDAQKNMFTFSITLLPVNLLFLGLGVLLLMFASANNIPLPERTDYIYPSLAMDHLPAFAGIVFLLGLTAAAYSSADSALAALTTSICVDFLGFKSEEVKPGINNDPAMVTPATGTRRVRSLIHIGITVLLFFVIMIFHRLNDESVINAIFKIAGYTYGPLLGLFVMGIFTKKKVRDRWVVLVCFLSPILTFIISLASEGELGALFMDYSAELGQTIDIFAAYIFQGYRFSFELLLINGLLTFIGLLLISKPSPKNTVSTQ, encoded by the coding sequence ATGCATCCCGGAATTATATTATCCATACTCGGGGGATATTTCCTCTTCCTTGTTTTAATCTCTTATTTCACAGCCCGGAAAGCTACTGACAATGCCACATTTTTTGTGGCTAATAAAAATGCACCCTGGTATCTCGTGGCTTTCGGAATGATTGGCGCGAGCCTTAGTGGTGTGACTTTTATTTCTCTTCCCGGTTGGGTAGGGTCCACGCAATTCAGCTACTTTCAGGTGGTGCTGGGATATATGGTGGGATATTTTGTGATCGCAACGGTTTTAATGCCGCTCTATTACCGCCTCAATCTCACCACCATTTACACCTATCTGGAAACACGATTCGGCAAGGTTTCTCATAAAACGGGATCATTCTTTTTCCTTTTATCGCGCACCATCGGTTCGGCATTCCGGCTATACCTGGTGGCAGTGGTTTTCCAGGTTTTTATTTTTGATAAATGGGGAATGCCTTTCTGGGTTTCCGTCTTTGTTTCGCTGATGCTCATCCTGGTCTATACTTTTAGAGGTGGCATCAAAACCATTATCTGGACGGATACGCTGCAAACGCTCTTTATGTTGCTAGCGCTGATCACCACTATTATCTATGTTGTTAATACCCTGGACCTGGGATTTTTTGAGATAACCCGCGAGATCAGCCAGAGCAACCTTTCCCGGATATTTTTCTTTGATGACTGGCGCAGCCCACAATACTTCTACAAGCAATTCATCAGTGGTGCTTTTATCGCCATTGTAATGACTGGCCTGGACCAGGACATGATGCAGAAAAACCTCACCTGCCGGTCGTTGCGGGATGCGCAGAAGAACATGTTCACCTTCAGCATTACGTTGCTGCCGGTAAACCTGTTATTCCTGGGATTGGGTGTTCTCCTCCTCATGTTTGCCAGCGCTAACAACATTCCCCTGCCGGAAAGAACAGATTATATCTATCCTTCACTGGCGATGGATCATTTGCCGGCTTTCGCAGGAATCGTTTTTCTGCTGGGACTTACGGCTGCGGCATACTCCAGTGCTGACAGTGCGCTTGCTGCTTTAACCACTTCTATTTGCGTGGATTTTCTCGGTTTTAAATCTGAAGAGGTAAAGCCTGGCATTAATAACGATCCTGCAATGGTTACACCAGCCACCGGAACGCGCAGGGTACGTTCATTAATTCATATCGGAATTACGGTTTTGCTCTTTTTTGTCATCATGATATTCCACAGACTTAATGATGAAAGCGTAATCAATGCAATATTCAAAATAGCCGGATACACCTATGGGCCGCTCCTCGGACTATTTGTAATGGGAATTTTTACAAAGAAAAAAGTGAGAGATCGCTGGGTGGTGCTGGTATGCTTTTTATCGCCAATCCTTACGTTTATTATCTCTCTTGCCTCTGAGGGTGAACTGGGCGCGTTATTCATGGATTATTCCGCAGAGCTTGGCCAAACCATTGATATTTTTGCAGCCTATATTTTCCAGGGATACCGGTTCAGTTTTGAATTGTTGCTGATTAACGGGCTTTTAACATTCATTGGATTACTCTTAATTTCGAAGCCTTCACCGAAAAATACTGTCTCAACTCAATAA
- a CDS encoding DUF202 domain-containing protein, translating into MKRYFYQNVQEKLIMRDFLAIDRTILANERTLLAYVSLALTLIISGISFLEFFDKATAHLLAYIFLPSSLFVLAIGIRKYLRMRKALYRILKSRNIPTDELREMD; encoded by the coding sequence ATGAAGCGATATTTCTATCAAAACGTCCAGGAAAAACTGATCATGCGGGATTTCCTCGCCATAGACCGGACCATCCTGGCAAATGAGAGAACTTTGCTGGCCTACGTTTCACTCGCTCTTACGCTGATCATTTCCGGGATTTCATTCCTTGAATTTTTTGACAAAGCCACTGCGCATTTACTTGCCTATATCTTCCTTCCTTCATCCCTTTTTGTGCTTGCTATAGGAATTAGGAAATATCTGAGAATGCGCAAGGCCTTGTACAGAATATTGAAGAGCAGGAATATTCCTACTGATGAATTAAGAGAAATGGACTAA
- a CDS encoding FAD-dependent oxidoreductase, whose translation MKKYDYIIIGQGIAGSWLARSLLKMGKSVLVVDKNVPVSSSGISAGIINPVTGKNFVKTWKATELLSYARMAYEQFEKEAGIRVFRELQIYRLFKNEAHRAQWLAKYDIEELGEFVINKDLSLYNTQLYNPHGGFLMKGAVLSTNLFLEYLRNEWREKGILTETNFEYKELKTEEPEIQWRDILASKVVFAEGWHALKNPYFSWLPFNAVKGELLTIKAPKLRIEMLVNRGIFLLPLGEDIYRVGATYTWDQLDAVPSAQARTYLEQEIGKLIQTPFQILDHQAGVRPATHDRRPFLGRHPIHRNMFIFNGMGTKGISLAPYFAHQMADYLERDQGLDPEADIQRFRQLCK comes from the coding sequence ATGAAAAAATATGACTACATAATCATCGGGCAGGGAATAGCCGGAAGCTGGCTCGCCAGATCCCTACTGAAGATGGGAAAATCCGTGCTTGTAGTGGATAAAAATGTTCCGGTCTCCTCCTCCGGAATCTCTGCCGGCATCATCAATCCCGTTACAGGCAAGAATTTCGTGAAGACCTGGAAGGCCACGGAGTTGCTCTCTTACGCCCGGATGGCCTATGAGCAATTCGAGAAGGAGGCCGGAATCAGGGTTTTCCGGGAATTACAGATTTACCGTCTTTTTAAGAATGAAGCACACCGCGCACAATGGCTTGCCAAGTATGATATTGAAGAACTTGGAGAATTTGTTATCAACAAAGACTTAAGCCTTTACAATACGCAACTATACAATCCTCATGGTGGATTTTTGATGAAAGGCGCTGTGCTAAGTACAAATTTATTTCTTGAATACCTGCGAAATGAATGGAGGGAAAAAGGAATTTTGACTGAGACAAATTTTGAATACAAGGAGTTAAAGACGGAAGAACCGGAAATCCAATGGCGTGATATCTTGGCCTCGAAAGTTGTTTTTGCCGAAGGGTGGCACGCGCTTAAGAACCCTTATTTCTCCTGGCTGCCGTTCAATGCGGTAAAGGGCGAGTTGCTCACAATTAAAGCTCCGAAGCTGCGAATTGAAATGCTGGTAAATCGTGGAATTTTCCTGCTGCCGCTGGGTGAGGACATTTACCGGGTGGGCGCCACTTATACATGGGATCAACTTGACGCAGTGCCATCAGCCCAGGCCAGAACGTATTTAGAACAGGAAATAGGTAAACTTATTCAAACTCCTTTTCAGATCCTGGATCACCAGGCGGGTGTGCGGCCTGCCACGCATGACAGGCGGCCGTTCCTGGGCAGGCATCCCATTCATCGCAATATGTTTATTTTTAATGGAATGGGAACGAAGGGCATTTCTCTGGCTCCTTATTTTGCACATCAGATGGCGGATTACCTGGAGCGGGATCAGGGTTTGGACCCTGAAGCAGACATCCAGCGTTTCCGCCAGTTGTGTAAATAA
- a CDS encoding 3'-5' exonuclease — protein sequence MSLDLKKSIVFFDIEATGLNVSKDRIVEISFLKLEPNIEDYECRSYRINPEMPIPADSTKIHGITDEDVKDKPTFKQVAKEINQYFGNSDLSGFNVLRFDLPMLVEEFLRAGMDFQFSDRKVIDVQKIFHTMEKRTLTAAYQFYCGKELEQAHTSEADTRATYEVLCAQLERYKELQNNVDHLYNFLGSPGKTMVDLAGRLVRNKQGVEVFNFGKHNGRPVEEVFRKEPSYYNWMMERDFPQHTKQKITEIRLRMKNS from the coding sequence TTGAGCCTGGATTTAAAAAAGTCAATCGTATTTTTTGATATTGAAGCTACCGGTTTAAACGTGAGCAAAGACCGCATTGTGGAAATCAGTTTTTTGAAGCTGGAGCCAAACATTGAAGATTATGAATGCCGGTCGTATCGCATTAATCCGGAGATGCCCATTCCTGCTGATTCCACTAAAATTCATGGAATTACTGATGAGGATGTGAAGGATAAGCCCACCTTTAAGCAGGTAGCAAAAGAGATCAACCAGTATTTCGGAAATTCGGATCTCAGCGGCTTCAATGTGCTGCGTTTCGATTTGCCCATGCTCGTGGAGGAATTCCTGCGGGCGGGCATGGACTTCCAGTTCAGTGACCGGAAGGTGATTGATGTGCAGAAAATATTTCACACCATGGAAAAGCGGACGCTCACAGCAGCTTACCAGTTTTACTGCGGTAAAGAGCTGGAACAGGCCCACACTTCAGAAGCAGATACACGGGCAACTTATGAAGTGCTTTGCGCGCAACTTGAACGGTATAAAGAACTTCAGAATAATGTTGACCATCTCTATAATTTCCTGGGCTCACCCGGAAAAACGATGGTGGACCTGGCCGGTCGCCTCGTGCGGAATAAACAAGGCGTAGAGGTCTTTAACTTCGGCAAACATAATGGCCGCCCAGTGGAAGAGGTATTTCGCAAGGAGCCATCTTATTATAACTGGATGATGGAACGGGATTTTCCTCAGCACACAAAGCAGAAAATCACCGAGATCCGTCTTCGCATGAAGAATTCCTGA
- a CDS encoding DUF481 domain-containing protein encodes MAKTIRLFYFITLFSLFSGTLMAQVVNIESQRLNKGKDGLAGTIDLNLSWTHTVTDVLQTGNKIQVQYLKGRSKILMLSDLTIIRTNTTDLINNGFQHLRYNYQHKRWLIWEAFTQIQYNQVQKLDLRGLAGTGPRFRFVQNDTVSLHIGTLYMYEYEELTEGLPLERNHRLSSYVSFDLEITDKVNIDHITYYQPVITHFNDFRVSSELVVTFKITRRLTFGVKGNYVYDSRPPPEIPGNTYEFKNSLGYRF; translated from the coding sequence ATGGCAAAAACGATACGTCTCTTTTACTTTATTACGCTCTTCTCCCTGTTCAGCGGAACCCTAATGGCCCAGGTAGTAAATATTGAAAGCCAACGCCTGAATAAAGGCAAAGATGGTTTGGCCGGAACAATAGATCTTAATCTTAGCTGGACGCACACGGTAACGGATGTGCTTCAAACCGGGAACAAGATACAGGTTCAGTATCTTAAAGGCAGAAGTAAAATTTTAATGTTGAGCGATCTGACGATCATAAGAACCAACACAACCGACCTGATCAATAACGGCTTCCAGCATCTTCGATACAATTATCAGCACAAACGCTGGCTCATCTGGGAAGCCTTCACGCAGATACAGTATAACCAGGTACAGAAGCTGGATTTGCGCGGTCTGGCCGGGACCGGCCCGCGCTTCAGATTTGTGCAGAATGATACCGTGTCATTACATATTGGTACATTATACATGTATGAATACGAAGAACTAACTGAGGGGCTGCCTCTGGAAAGAAACCACCGGCTTAGTTCGTATGTATCCTTTGATCTCGAAATAACGGATAAGGTGAATATTGATCATATAACTTATTATCAGCCTGTGATCACCCATTTTAACGATTTCCGGGTATCCTCTGAGCTCGTTGTTACCTTTAAGATCACCAGGCGCCTGACGTTTGGTGTGAAAGGCAATTACGTTTATGACAGCCGCCCTCCCCCTGAAATACCCGGAAACACCTATGAATTCAAAAACTCACTCGGTTACCGGTTTTGA
- a CDS encoding RluA family pseudouridine synthase — protein sequence MLSIEKRILYEDNHLIAVNKLPGELSQGDHTGDVPLGELIKAFLKEKYKKPGNVYCGVPHRLDRPVSGVMLFAKTDKALIRLTAAFRTREMEKTYWALVSHKPEQFSAELVHWLLKDPEKNKTKAFTIEKQGSVKAVLEYKLVMHQKNYYLLEVKPHTGRPHQIRVQLASISCPIVGDVKYGHAGKSTGSIYLHARSIRFIHPVKKEPLEIVAPLPSDPVWNQFR from the coding sequence ATGCTATCCATTGAAAAAAGGATATTATATGAAGACAATCACCTGATCGCTGTAAACAAGCTTCCTGGCGAACTTTCGCAGGGTGATCATACTGGCGATGTACCTCTGGGAGAATTAATCAAGGCATTTTTAAAGGAGAAATATAAAAAGCCCGGAAATGTTTATTGCGGAGTGCCGCACCGGCTGGACCGGCCGGTAAGTGGAGTGATGTTATTTGCCAAAACTGACAAAGCCCTGATCCGACTGACAGCGGCATTCAGAACCCGCGAAATGGAAAAAACTTATTGGGCACTGGTGAGCCATAAACCTGAGCAGTTCTCAGCAGAGCTGGTTCACTGGCTTTTAAAGGATCCGGAAAAAAACAAAACAAAAGCCTTTACTATTGAAAAACAAGGATCAGTAAAGGCCGTGTTGGAGTACAAACTGGTGATGCACCAAAAGAATTATTATTTACTTGAAGTCAAGCCTCATACAGGCCGTCCGCACCAGATAAGGGTACAACTCGCAAGCATCAGTTGTCCCATCGTGGGAGACGTAAAATATGGCCATGCAGGAAAAAGCACCGGTTCCATCTATCTGCATGCCCGTTCGATCAGGTTCATACATCCGGTGAAAAAGGAGCCGCTGGAGATTGTTGCTCCCTTGCCGTCAGATCCCGTCTGGAATCAGTTCAGGTAA